The DNA window GCCGCTCACCAGCTCTAACTCTTGGATGGCGTTGTTCTCCACAGAAACCGCCATGCTCGAGTTGAAGCCGTCGGTCACCGAGATACCGTCCACCAAATAGGCGATTTCTCCGGAGCGGCCGCCTCGCACGTGGATCTCGCCTCCGCTACCGCGGACCACACCCGCCTGCAGCTCCAACACCTGGAAGAAGTTGTCCACCGGCATCTGCTGGATCTGCTCGGCTGCCACCACTGCCCTACTGGAGGTAGCGTCCACCTGAATGAGGGGGCGCTCTGCGGTCACGGTCACCGTTTCGCCCAGCAGCACGGTGGCCTCAAGCTGGCCATTGACCTCAGTGGTGTGGTCGACGCTGACGCGTACATCCACCGTGCGCACGCTCTTGTAGCCTATCATCGTCATGCGCACCACGTACGTGCCTGGCGGTACGTTGAGGATCACATACCGCCCTTGGGCGTCCGTGGCCGCACCCATGTTGGTCCCCTCCAACACCACGTTCACACTGGGAAGTGGTTCGTTCGTCTGCGCGTCCGTCACTCGTCCGGCGATTTTGCCGGTCGTGCCGGCCAGCGCCGCGTTCACCCCCATGGCGCACAGAGCGAGCACCAAGAATAGCTTCTTCATCGCTTTCCTCTTCCTCCTTGCTCATCAACTGGGAACCAGTCAAAGCGAAAGCACACGAGAACGTCTCGGCTTAAAAGCCGACCACCAGGGAGTAGCGGTGCACACCGGTCAGGCGACCGAAATCGGCATACGAGTAGTCCAGGGCAAGGCTGGCAGCCCCGCCGAACGACCAGCGCACGCCGCCCCCGACGGTCAGCCCCCCTTCCAGCTCATCCATGCCCATGCCTCGGTAGCCGGCCCGCAGGAACACCAGCTCGCGCACTGCGTATTCGAGGCCGGCATTGAGGTACTCGTAGTTATCGTTGGGGTGCACGGCGTCCGCGGCGAGGGTCAGTCGATTGAAGCCGGTGCGAAGAGCGTCGAAGCTGATGCCGATCTTCAGGCTCAAGGGCAAGTCCCAGCGGTTCACTTCCAGGGCCGCCCTGATCTGGTCGTTATTTCCCTCGATGGTACGGTCGGGGTCCACATAGAGCAAATTGGCCCGTCCTTCCATGCGCGACTTGGTGCCGAAATTGGACATGCACACGCCGATCTTCAGGTCGCGGTACTTGCTGCGAAAGAAGGTGCCGATGTCCAAGGCCACAGCGCTCGAGGACATGCTCCAGATGTTCTGGCGGATGAACTTGCCGTTGAAACCGATGGAAAAACGGTCAGTCAAGGCGCGGGCGTAGGAAAGGCCCAGCGCCAGGTCGTTGGCACCAAAGAGCTCTCCGGTGCCTTCCGGCTCAAAGACGGTGCGCACCTTGTCGTCGGGCACGGCGAGAGAAGTCACGAACATCCCCACAGTGCCAGCGTTACCCAGGGGAACTGCCAGTGCGGCAAAATCGTAGCTAATGTCCGCCAGCCACTCCACGTGCATGAAAGTGGCCTGGTTGCCTTGAAGCTGTGTCAGACCGGCGGGGTTCCAGTAGATGGCGTTGACGTCATTGGCCGTGGCCACAAAGGCCTCGCCCATGGCCGTGGCGCGGGCGCCCACACCGATTTTGAGGAACTGGGCACACGTGGT is part of the Calditrichota bacterium genome and encodes:
- a CDS encoding PorV/PorQ family protein; its protein translation is MKKAVCAVLIAAFVGAWYGAVVAQVTKSGTTCAQFLKIGVGARATAMGEAFVATANDVNAIYWNPAGLTQLQGNQATFMHVEWLADISYDFAALAVPLGNAGTVGMFVTSLAVPDDKVRTVFEPEGTGELFGANDLALGLSYARALTDRFSIGFNGKFIRQNIWSMSSSAVALDIGTFFRSKYRDLKIGVCMSNFGTKSRMEGRANLLYVDPDRTIEGNNDQIRAALEVNRWDLPLSLKIGISFDALRTGFNRLTLAADAVHPNDNYEYLNAGLEYAVRELVFLRAGYRGMGMDELEGGLTVGGGVRWSFGGAASLALDYSYADFGRLTGVHRYSLVVGF